The sequence TGGTACCTGACTCCCTCGCACGGCGGAGAATACCCCCTCGCCTTACGCATCAACCGATCGCTGCTCGCCGCCGGCCTCGACACCAGCGCCCTTCTGGGCGCGCTTGCCCGGGTCGCCCAGGATCACCGTCCCTTCGCGGAGGTTCGACGTCGGTTGCCCACCGAGGCCAGCTACCCCGAAGCTCGGGTCACGCTGACGTACTCAGACACCCTGGGCGTGGAGGCCACCGCGGAACTGGTGCGCCGCGCCAGGGGTCGCGGTCGCGCGCGCGCGCCATGGCAGACCTCACCTGGTCTACACGCAACTTGTGGATTGGGGCCCGGTCGTGCGCTTGCGGGTGTCAGACATGGTGAAACAAACCTTGAAGACGACCTGCTTACCGGGCGAGACGGCTCCACGCGCCTTCAGCCCGGGAACGCCGCTGCGCGCGGTTGACTCGGGTGCCGTCCCGGGACGAGCGCTCCCGACGCGCGCGCGACCGTGGGCGGGGCCCGTAGCCCGCATCGTGGTCACGCCGGACACGGTGGTCATGCGCGTCGGTGAGATGAAACCGATCTTCCTGCTCATGAAGCGCGCCGGCTACACCGCCACGGGCGATTCGGTGCGATTCACGCCGTGGTACACCTTCGTCGACGAGGCGGTGGCGCGCTTCCGGGACGGACAGGTCGAGGCGCTGTCGGTCGGCGTCGCGCGGGTGGAAATGGGAGAGATGGTGCAGGTCCCACGCCTTCAGCGCAGCCGGACGCTGCGGACCTTCTGGATCCGCGTGATGGCACCATGAGTGCGAGAGTGCGATCGCCCGTCGGCGACCAGGGTCATCACGCCGGTGCTCGACAGCGACTTGCTGGTCGAGGCCAGCTGGAATGATGTTTGGGGCGTCACCGGAGCGCCCGATGCCAGATCCTCAACGCCGACGGTGAAACGCTTGACCACGGCCCCGTCGAGGATCACGGCGGCGGCGAGACCGGGTATCCGCTGATCGCGAACCCGATCGCCCAGCCACTGGTCGATCGCGCGAGACTCGGCGTCGGAGAGCGTCACCGGTCGTTCGCCTCGATCGCAGGCGGTCAGCGCAGCGACCGACGCCACCAGGCAAGATCGCAAGCGTCGGGTTCGTACACGTGTCGTACGCATGGCGTCGTCCTCGCGGGCGGTCACTGGTCCGGCGTCCGACTGTACGGTCCTCCACTGGCGCTGTTTCAGGACGCCAGACAACCGCGCTAACCATTCCGCAGTGACGAGCTCGCGGCTCCCGGAGTCGAGCCGGCGCCTAACGCCGCCCGATGGAATTCCCGTACCTCATGCCTCCGATCACCGGACACACCGGCCGGCCCGACCGCCCGCGTACACGCGCGCTCAGCCGCGCCGGCGCCGCAGTTGGTCGATCGCCTTTGTCGCGTCGATCTGTCCCGAGGCCAATCCGTCCAGTACCTCGTCCACGCTCGCCGCTGGCGACGGGTCGGACGCGACGTCGTCGTCCGCTCCTCCCATGGCTTGCACGATCTCGTCAAGCCGCGCGCGGGCCGTGTTGTAGGCGATGCCGACGTCGGCGGCGAGGCGCTGCACGTTGGTGCGATGCTTCACCAGCAAGCCGACAAAGTCGAGTTGCTCACGCGTCAGGCGACCCACCCAGCCCAGGTCGAACCGACCCTCGAACACGGTCCCGGTGTCTGGGTTCTCGAGGCGTGTGACGATGAGCCGGCCACCGTCGAAAGGATCGCGTGGCGGGACGGGCAGCAGTCGACGCGTCATTCGTCGTCCAGCTCGCCCCGCCGAAACGCTTCGCCGAGCTTCGGGTCGACCGCGTTGTCCGACAGCTCCACGATCTCCTCGACAGTCAGGTCTTCCAGCCCGGCCTCCACCAGGGCGCGGATGTAGTCGGCCTCGACCCCATTCGACGCGAGTTCAACGATGTCCGACACCGACAGGTTGCGCAGTCCGGCTCCGACCAGCGACCGGACGTAGTCGGCTTCCACGCCGTTGGACGCGAGCTCAACAAGCTCCTCGACGGTCAGTCGCAGTCCGGCCCGATCGCCGGCGGGTCTCGACGCGCGGCGGGACGAGGCGGGCGGTTCCGCAATTGCCCCCAGCAACTCCTCTGCCTGATCGGCGTCTATCGTCCCACTGAGCATCATGTCCAGCACTTGTCTCGTCCTGGTGGTCATATTTATCTCCGGAATGGCGATATACACCAGCTTATGGGGTAATTTTGCCATCCGCAAGACCCGCTATGCCCCCGGTCCATCGCCAGTCCGCCTACTTGGGTCGCCGCCCAGCATGATCGAAGGGCCACCATGAGGTCCCCAGGCGCGCCGAATGTGAGCTGAGGGACGCTTTCGCCGGCCGGATCCGCCTCTCAACCGGAGACGGACGACTCCGCCGGCCGTGCCGCGATCATGAGTCATGCGCCTCTCGAATTCGCTCGCCACATCCGGCTGCTAGCTTCCATGATGTTGCGGCTCCTGATCATCGCGCAGTTGGCCGACATCAATGCGGGAAGTGGAACGGAACGCGGTCGCGATCCTCCAGATTTCCCGCTTTCGCGTCGCGCGCCTGGTGGATGCGGTTCATGTCAGCCGCGTGGAGGGTCTCTACACCGGGTGGGGAGTCGAGCACCGGTCGATCCGACAGCTGGGTCGCCTGGCGCTGCGGGGCAACGCCGGCTGGGCGTGGAGCGAGCACGCCGCACGTGGACGCGCGAGCGCCGAGCTCACCAGGGGCAGCTGGACCTTCGTGGCCCGTGGTGCCCGCACGCTCGATGTCACCAACGACTTTCGCACGGCGCGCGACAGCGGCGCAACGCTCAGCGCCCTCTTCACGGTGGACAACTACGACTACGTCGACCGACGACTTGCGTCAGTTGGCCTCGCGCGTCACTTCGGCCAGGGGCAACATGCCTGGCGCCTCGAGGTCGGTCCCGCTCACGATGCGGGAGTCGCACGCAACCTCCGGCAGGGGGTCTTCCCGCGCGACTCGGCGTTCCGCGAGAATCGGGTGGTGCGCGAGGGCGGCTAACTGGCGCACCTGGAGCGCCCTCGAGCTGCACGCCGCGGTCGCCACATCGCCGACACGCACCGGCGTCGGCGCCATGATCTCGGCGGAGCATGCCATCGGCACGCTGGACTACGCCCGGCTCGAAGGACGTGTCATCGGGCGCCGGATTCGTGGTCCACTTACCCTCGCCGGGCGCCTCGATGTCGGCGTCGTGGCGGGAGGCGCTCGTCCGCCACAGCAACTGTACGAGCTTGGTCGCAACCAGGGGCTGCAGGCGTATGGCTACAAGGAGTTTGCCGGCGATCGCGCCGCGGTCGGGCGGACGCTCGCGCTGGTTCGCGTGCCGATGCTCCAGTCGCGACTGCCGATCAAGCGCTGGTTCATCCCCGCTCCGACGCCGGCCGTGGCCGTTGGCCTGCAGGGCGCCTGGTCGGCGCTGAGCGGCCCGGACGCCCGGCGGGCCAACCAAGAGCTGTGGCAGCCGCTTCGGGCTCCGACGGACGGGATCAGGACATCGGTCACGCTGGGGATGCGCTTCTTCGGTGGGGCGGTCGGTCTCGGGACCGCCCGGGCGCTGGACCGCGGACCATGGAGGTTGAGCGTTGAGTTCGGTCAGCCGCTCTGACGCGGTTGGGCCAACGACCTAGCGAAGGCAGGCGCCGGCCGGCGAGAGTGGCGGCGGCCGCCGGCTCGTCAGGCGCCAGACGCCTTGGTCCACCAGCGTCGCCATCCCGAGCGTGACCCGGCAGGTGGGATCGCGCCGTCGCGGGACCACGTGCACGAGGTCGAAGAGTGCCGCCGACGCACGCCGCAGCGCGTGATGGCTCCCAAATATGCGTTGCAGCTGGCTCTCGGCGGCCTGCCCCTCCGTGACGTCGACCATCTCCACCCCCGCCGGCGCTGTTACCGGCCCACGGATCAGCCCGGCCCGCTCGCTGCCGTTGGAGGCCCGGGACAACGCCAGCATCCGGTCATCAGAGGAGGCGTAGACGATGACGCGGCCTGCCATCCGTCGCGCAGCCGGAAGCACGAGGTCCCGGAAACGCCACACTTCCACGTCGGGTGCGAAGAACGCGATGGCCCGGAGTGGATCTCGCACCAGGGCCGCTTGCAGGTCC comes from Gemmatimonadota bacterium and encodes:
- a CDS encoding DUF2089 domain-containing protein, whose product is MLPVPPRDPFDGGRLIVTRLENPDTGTVFEGRFDLGWVGRLTREQLDFVGLLVKHRTNVQRLAADVGIAYNTARARLDEIVQAMGGADDDVASDPSPAASVDEVLDGLASGQIDATKAIDQLRRRRG
- a CDS encoding beta-lactamase family protein; its protein translation is MRTTRVRTRRLRSCLVASVAALTACDRGERPVTLSDAESRAIDQWLGDRVRDQRIPGLAAAVILDGAVVKRFTVGVEDLASGAPVTPQTSFQLASTSKSLSSTGVMTLVADGRSHSRTHGAITRIQKVRSVRLR